The proteins below come from a single Aspergillus oryzae RIB40 DNA, chromosome 5 genomic window:
- a CDS encoding uncharacterized protein (helicase-like transcription factor HLTF/DNA helicase RAD5, DEAD-box superfamily), protein MGVRRGKRQVDQIDLTQSDDENPQSTPKTPRVTRGQRLGEDTLFAPLSQSSQLAADDEEDDAQAADVIPGSQAADDPAAGSSMLYGNVNTKIVGDRLPLSEFKQREREERKQQKEREKARKEAEKRARALAKGKGQQWEAANNSMFSNLYAGDGSIEGGESLEELIGQSSTFNPRDIGQVAENFGLSEADLAKMPMADRPAALSTELLPYQRQGLAWMIEKENPTLPAAGSEDVVQLWKRKDNRFTNIATNFSTSIAPPLASGGILADDMGLGKTIQIISLILANSAPKTPGYSKTTLIVAPVGVMSNWKNQIQDHTHSESAPQVHVYHGTGKKEAANLDQYDVVVTSYGALALEYNPNAKVPPKKGIFSVHWRRVVLDEGHTIRNPRSKGALAACNLRADSRWTLTGTPIVNSLKDLYSQVRFLKLSGGLEDMTVFTSVLIRPLMSEDPNARLLLQALMSTICLRRRKDMEFVNLRLPPLTSRVLRIKFHTHEQEKYDMFQSEARGMLLDFKSKDKSSTTYSHLLEVILRLRQVCNHWALCKDRIEKLAQLLEDNKVVPLTPENIKALQDMLRIQIESQETCPICLDTLEQPVITACAHTFCKGCIEQVIERQHKCPMCRAEITDTSTLVEPAVEMGESTETVVADPDTPSSKIEALIKILTAQGQAPGTKTVVFSQWTSFLNLLEPHLNRYGVGFARVDGKMSSLARDNSTYRFSHDPNCKVLLASLSVCSVGLNLVAANQAILADSWWAPAIEDQAVDRVYRLGQTRETTVWRLVMEDSIEDRVLAIQETKRKLMLAAFRETAKKKKVDDRATRVADLEKLLT, encoded by the exons ATGGGCGTCcggagaggaaagagacagGTTGATCAGATAGATCTGACCCAAAGCGATGATGAGAATCCACAGTCAACCCCCAAGACACCCCGCGTCACTCGTGGACAGCGTCTTGGAGAGGATACCCTCTTTGCGCCCTTGAGCCAGTCGTCGCAGCTGGCCGCagacgatgaagaggatgacgcGCAAGCTGCAGATGTAATTCCGGGTAGCCAGGCTGCTGATGATCCGGCGGCTGGCAGTTCGATGCTTTACGGGAATGTAAATACCAAGATTGTGGGC GACAGGCTGCCTTTGAGTGAATTCAAGCAGAGAGAGCGTGAAGAGCGcaagcagcagaaggagcgcGAAAAGGCCCGGAAAGAGGCCGAAAAAAGAGCTCGTGCGCTagccaaaggcaaaggaCAACAGTGGGAGGCGGCGAATAACTCCATGTTTTCCAACCTTTACGCTGGTGATGGCAGTAttgagggaggagagagccTAGAGGAACTCATTGGCCAGAGCAGCACTTTCAACCCTCGGGATATCGGTCAAGTCGCCGAGAACTTTGGTTTAAGTGAAGCAGACTTGGCAAAAATGCCTATGGCTGATCGTCCTGCTGCTCTTTCGACGGAACTCCTTCCTTATCAACGCCAAGgactggcttggatgattgagaaagaaaatccGACACTCCCTGCTGCTGGGTCTGAGGATGTGGTACAactctggaagagaaaggacaaTAGATTTACGAACATTGCGACAAATTTCTCCACATCCATTGCACCCCCTCTCGCAAGTGGCGGTATTCTGGCTGATGATATGGGACTTGGAAAGACTATCCAGATCATTTCACTAATTCTGGCAAACTCCGCACCAAAGACCCCAGGCTATTCCAAAACTACACTCATAGTAGCTCCTGTAGGAGTTATGAGCAATTGGAAAAACCAAATACAGGATCACACACACAGCGAGAGCGCTCCACAGGTACATGTCTACCATGggacaggaaagaaagaagccgCCAATCTTGACCAGTACGACGTAGTAGTGACAAGTTATGGTGCTCTTGCATTGGAATACAACCCGAATGCAAAAGTGCCCCCGAAAAAAGGAATTTTTTCCGTCCACTGGCGCCGTGTGGTCCTTGATGAGGGACATACCATCCGTAATCCACGGTCCAAAGGCGCGTTAGCAGCATGCAATCTGCGGGCAGACTCTCGCTGGACCTTGACTGGCACGCCAATTGTCAATTCCCTCAAGGATCTTTATTCTCAGGTTCGCTTCCTAAAGCTTTCCGGGGGCCTTGAGGATATGACGGTTTTCACTAGCGTGTTGATCCGACCTCTTATGTCTGAGGATCCAAATGCTCGATTGCTTCTCCAGGCACTTATGAGTACCATCTGTTTACGCCGTAGAAAGGATATGGAGTTTGTGAATTTGCGTCTGCCGCCCCTTACTTCCCGCGTTCTTCGTATTAAGTTCCACACTCACGAGCAGGAGAAATATGATATGTTCCA GTCCGAAGCGAGAGGCATGCTTCTAGATTTCAAGTCCAAAGACAAGTCCAGCACCACCTACTCACACCTCCTCGAAGTGATCCTTCGTCTCCGACAAGTCTGTAACCACTGGGCGCTCTGCAAAGACCGTATTGAAAAGCTCGCGCAGCTCCTGGAGGATAATAAGGTCGTCCCGTTAACGCCGGAGAACATCAAAGCCCTTCAAGACATGTTGAGAATCCAAATTGAGAGTCAAGAGACATGCCCGATCTGTCTAGACACCCTAGAGCAACCGGTCATCACAGCCTGCGCCCATACTTTCTGTAAAGGTTGCATTGAACAAGTAATCGAACGGCAGCACAAATGTCCCATGTGTCGTGCTGAGATCACCGATACATCCACACTCGTCGAACCCGCTGTCGAAATGGGCGAAAGCACTGAAACTGTGGTCGCAGACCCCGATACTCCAAGCAGTAAAATCGAAGCTCTAATCAAAATCCTCACAGCCCAAGGCCAAGCGCCTGGCACGAAAACAGTCGTCTTCAGCCAATGGACCTCATTCCTGAACCTCCTCGAGCCTCACCTCAACCGCTATGGCGTCGGGTTCGCCCGTGTCGACGGCAAAATGAGTTCGTTAGCCCGCGATAACTCAACCTATCGATTCTCCCATGATCCCAACTGCAAGGTCCTTCTCGCCAGCTTGAGCGTCTGCAGCGTCGGCCTCAACCTAGTTGCAGCAAACCAGGCCATCCTCGCTGATAGCTGGTGGGCCCCGGCAATAGAAGACCAAGCCGTCGATCGAGTCTATCGCCTCGGACAAACACGCGAAACAACCGTCTGGCGTCTTGTGATGGAAGATAGCATCGAAGATCGCGTCCTAGCCATCCAGGAAACAAAGCGCAAGTTGATGTTAGCCGCTTTCCGCGAGActgccaagaaaaagaaggtgGATGATAGAGCGACTCGGGTTGCAGACCTCGAGAAGCTGCTTACTTGA
- a CDS encoding MFS transporter (synaptic vesicle transporter SVOP and related transporters (major facilitator superfamily)): MADTGEPVKPTRIPHWRLIVDQGILTQEVIDHPYAGSGTEDDPYLVTWLPNDPRNPMTFPDSRKWFYTVTVAWATLAVSLVSSAYTGGVDQIMEQFNCGTEVATLGVSLFVVGFAIGPLLWAPMSELYGRQYLFIGSYCGLTVFNAACTGSKNIWSLIIFRFFAGSFGSSPLTNAGGVIADMFPASQRGIAMSVFAAAPFLGPVLGPIIGGFLGMKEGWKWVMGFLAIFSGALWIAGAVCVPETYAPVLLQRRAAKLSKVTGKVYQSKIEVDQGKKTPKEAFKIALSRPWILLFREPIVLLLSIYMAIIYGTLYMMFAAFPIVYQGQRGWNQGVSGLAFLGIMVGMLLAVAYTLWDNKRYINTQARHNGFAPPEARLPPCLIASIVIPIGLFWFAWTNYPSIHFMASIAAGAPFGFGMVLVFLSLMNYLIDAYTIFAASVLAANSVLRSIFGAVFPLFTTYMYNDLGVHWASSIPAFLALACVPFPFLFYKYGPAIRTRCKYAAQSDAFMKKLMEQTRDVPDETDTEKKSENNATEGLKEVDDTVSEPTPASSQLDDLPSASKYDRRKSIASQASRRSEGVNSQTVYDANPYDIDRVNTRESFK, translated from the coding sequence aTGGCAGATACAGGCGAGCCCGTCAAGCCTACTCGCATTCCACACTGGCGCCTTATCGTCGACCAAGGGATACTTACTCAGGAAGTTATTGACCACCCTTACGCGGGCTCCGGCACTGAAGATGACCCTTATCTCGTCACCTGGCTTCCCAATGATCCACGAAATCCTATGACTTTTCCAGATAGCCGAAAATGGTTCTACACAGTAACAGTGGCCTGGGCGACCTTAGCGGTATCGCTAGTATCTTCTGCATACACCGGCGGTGTGGACCAAATTATGGAACAATTTAACTGCGGTACAGAAGTAGCCACACTAGGAGTATCCTTATTCGTGGTGGGATTCGCCATCGGTCCGTTACTCTGGGCGCCCATGAGCGAGCTATATGGACGACAGTATCTTTTCATCGGCAGTTATTGTGGGTTGACTGTGTTCAACGCTGCTTGTACAGGGTCAAAGAATATCTGGTCCCTTAtcatcttccgcttcttcgcAGGTTCTTTTGGATCGTCGCCGCTAACCAACGCTGGCGGCGTGATTGCAGATATGTTCCCAGCCAGCCAGCGTGGTATAGCAATGAGCGTGTTTGCAGCTGCCCCATTCTTAGGCCCAGTGCTTGGCCCAATTATTGGAGGGTTCCTAGGCATGAAGGAAGGTTGGAAGTGGGTGATGGGGTTCCTAGCCATCTTCTCGGGTGCTCTCTGGATTGCTGGGGCAGTCTGTGTCCCGGAGACTTACGCCCCTGTCCTTCTGCAGCGGCGGGCAGCAAAACTCTCTAAAGTTACCGGGAAAGTCTACCAAAGTAAGATCGAGGTAGACCAAGGAAAAAAAACACCCAAGGAAGCCTTCAAGATCGCCCTATCTCGACCATGGATCCTATTATTCCGTGAACCGATCGTGCTCTTGTTGTCGATCTATATGGCCATTATTTATGGTACCCTATATATGATGTTTGCAGCCTTTCCCATTGTTTACCAAGGCCAGCGAGGATGGAACCAGGGTGTTTCTGGCCTGGCTTTCTTGGGAATTATGGTTGGAATGCTCCTTGCGGTAGCCTACACACTCTGGGATAATAAACGTTATATTAATACCCAGGCACGGCACAATGGATTCGCGCCCCCCGAGGCTCGCCTGCCTCCTTGCCTGATTGCCTCGATTGTCATCCCAATTGGTCTTTTCTGGTTTGCCTGGACGAATTACCCATCAATTCATTTCATGGCCAGTATCGCAGCGGGTGCGCCATTCGGATTTGGTATGGTGCTGGTTTTCCTCAGCTTGATGAATTATTTGATTGATGCCTATACAATCTTTGCTGCGTCCGTGTTGGCTGCCAATTCCGTGCTTCGTTCAATCTTCGGTGCTGTTTTCCCGCTCTTCACCACATACATGTACAACGACCTAGGTGTGCACTGGGCCTCCAGTATCCCTGCATTTTTAGCACTCGCGTGCGTCCCGTTtccgtttctcttttatAAATACGGCCCGGCGATTAGGACGCGATGCAAGTATGCAGCGCAATCTGATGCTTTTatgaagaagttgatggAACAAACTCGCGATGTTCCTGACGAGACAGATACTGAGAAGAAGTCCGAGAACAATGCTACAGAAGggttgaaggaggtggaTGACACTGTGTCTGAGCCCACCCCAGCAAGCTCGCAACTGGATGATCTCCCGTCTGCCTCCAAGTATGACCGAAGAAAGTCTATAGCATCACAGGCGTCACGCCGGTCTGAGGGGGTAAATTCTCAGACTGTGTATGATGCTAACCCGTACGACATTGATCGAGTCAACACCCGGGAGTCCTTCAAATAG
- a CDS encoding putative SNF2 family helicase/ATPase (transcription regulator XNP/ATRX, DEAD-box superfamily), whose amino-acid sequence MSDDSMEDFIDKSDIEDQPIHAENNSSTRTPPMSESDDNIISPSRIRRHSRARKLPFREKRPSLPDIHDVDKLVSVPWDLLEERQDRRRLLAKLIATLSIEERNKLAQAVPRYSSSDLQQLTGTGLKLLLKNQEIIPELEEAESRVVMRVTSFYISWINCVHLPSEGIQRNLVLYAQSKISSFVTYFNELCARLDDYPKKKGSKMHRLNEKGALSDPTDTPHKKRKREVKESQNAKKSQQSAQLRVALQEKQRKILERKIGSTNTDPTRQAVSFGNPAIYLDPQIGLRVKPHQLNGIQFMWRELIEDENKQGCLLAHTMGLGKTMQVISLLATISAAASSDDPKIRQQVPAAFYRSQSLILCPSSLIENWYEEFLMWAPVQSGIGPLRKITTSATMPERLQEVCDWNEEGGVLIMSYDIFRTWILNRETNKRGKPLNDNDYGKVRDCLLEGPNIIVADEAHKMKNPATGISQAAMQFRSKSRIALTGSPLANNLIDYYAMINWIAEGYLGEFVEFKAKFVEPITEGLYVDSTYTERRRSLVKLQVLKEILAPKINRADISVLAGSLPTKVEFVITVPLTDLQKQAYDSYVETILQGKGAFGSAQLWSWLAILSLCCNHPSCFRDKLLSRANDAQKINKRLDEMEMIPGDEPIAQAGLPDSEKLVSEQEQIFAKVPDIKALEMSHRARIMNSIIDESIRAGDKILVFSHSIPTLDYIEHVLRSSNRKYSRLDGRTPVVTRQDATKRFNLGSEKQVYLISTRAGGLGLNIPVANRVIIFDFKFSPVWEEQAVGRAYRLGQQKPVFVYRFIAGGTFEEVMYNKAVFKTQLAFRVVDKKNPVRWAQKSLGEYLFPAKPVPQQDIAEYLGKDPQVLDKIIMGDTGEEKSIRNIALTETFQKEDNDKLTEEERQGVQQQLSDERLKRTDPEAYRHTGHEHLPRAF is encoded by the exons ATGTCTGATGATTCTATGGAGGACTTCATTGATAAGTCTGATATCGAGGACCAACCCATACATGCTGAAAATAACAGCAGCACTCGAACCCCACCAATGTCTGAAAGCGACGATAACATTATCAGCCCTTCTAGGATTAGGCGACATTCAAGGGCGAGAAAGCTTCCTTTTCGGGA GAAGCGGCCAAGTCTACCTGATATACACGACGTTGACAAGCTTGTGTCGGTGCCTTGGGATTTACTTGAAGAACGACAAGACCGCCGGAGACTATTAGCAAAACTGATCGCAACCCTTTCTATTGAAGAGCGAAATAAGTTGGCGCAGGCGGTTCCTAGATATTCTAGTTCAGACTTGCAGCAACTTACAGGAACTGGTCTCAAGCTCTTGCTGAAGAATCAAGAAATTATCCCagaacttgaagaagctgagaGCCGTGTGGTCATGCGTGTTACTTCCTTTTATATCTCGTGGATAAATTGTGTCCACCTTCCGTCGGAAGGAATTCAGAGGAACCTTGTACTCTACGCTCAATCTAAAATCAGCAGCTTTGTCACTTACTTCAACGAACTTTGCGCGCGCCTCGATGATTaccccaagaagaaaggttCGAAAATGCATCGGCTCAATGAAAAGGGAGCTTTATCTGATCCAACAGACACTCCTCACAAAAAGCGCAAAAGAGAGGTCAAGGAAAGTCAAAATGCGAAAAAGAGTCAGCAGAGCGCACAGCTTCGTGTCGCGCTGCaagagaagcagagaaagattCTCGAAAGGAAGATAGGCAGCACTAACACAGATCCTACACGTCAAGCTGTCAGCTTCGGAAATCCTGCTATTTATCTGGACCCTCAAATTGGCTTGCGTGTTAAGCCCCACCAATTGAATGGTATTCAATTCATGTGGCGAGAGTTGATAGAAGATGAAAACAAGCAAGGTTGTCTGCTCGCTCACACCATGGGTTTAGGGAAAACGATGCAGGTTATATCGCTCCTTGCAACAATATCTGCGGCAGCATCTTCCGATGATCCTAAGATACGCCAGCAGGTTCCTGCAGCTTTCTATAGGTCTCAATCGCTTATTCTCTGCCCATCATCATTAATTGAAAATTGGTATGAGGAGTTTCTCATGTGGGCTCCTGTACAATCTGGCATTGGGCCACTGAGGAAGATAACAACTTCCGCCACAATGCCAGAGAGACTACAAGAGGTGTGTGACTGGAATGAGGAAGGCGGGGTGCTCATCATGAGCTATGACATATTTCGGACGTGGATACTCAACAGGGAGACAAATAAAAGGGGGAAACCCTTGAATGATAATGATTATGGCAAAGTCAGAGATTGCCTTCTCGAGGGACCTAACATTATTGTTGCCGACGAGGCTCACAAAATGAAAAATCCAGCCACTGGCATCTCGCAAGCAGCCATGCAGTTCCGCTCTAAAAGTCGCATTGCCCTAACTGGATCCCCTCTTGCTAACAATCTTATCGATTACTATGCGATGATCAACTGGATTGCGGAGGGCTACCTCGGCGAATTCGTGGAGTTTAAGGCAAAATTTGTGGAGCCTATAACGGAGGGACTTTATGTGGACAGTACATACACAGAGAGGAGACGGTCATTGGTGAAGCTTCAAGTCCTCAAAGAAATCCTTGCTCCAAAGATCAATCGTGCCGATATCTCCGTGCTCGCTGGCAGTTTACCGACCAAAGTCGAGTTCGTCATAACGGTTCCCTTGACGGACCTACAGAAACAAGCATATGATTCATATGTGGAGACTATATTGCAAGGGAAAGGCGCTTTCGGCAGTGCGCAATTATGGTCCTGGCTTGCGATTCTGAGTTTATGTTGCAATCATCCATCGTGTTTCAGAGACAAACTACTAAGCCGAGCAAATGACGCacagaaaataaacaagagGTTAgatgagatggagatgatccCCGGCGATGAACCTATCGCGCAAGCAGGCCTTCCAGATTCAGAAAAGCTGGTTTCTGAACAAGAACAGATCTTCGCCAAAGTCCCTGACATAAAAGCCTTAGAAATGTCTCATCGGGCGCGAATTATGAACTCGATAATCGACGAATCTATCAGGGCTGGTGACAAGATCTTAGTTTTCTCGCACAGTATCCCAACACTCGACTATATTGAGCATGTCCTTCGATCATCAAATCGAAAATATTCTCGGCTAGATGGGCGAACTCCCGTCGTGACTCGACAAGATGCGACGAAGAGATTCAATCTTGGCTCTGAGAAGCAAGTGTACCTAATCTCAACGCGCGCAGGAGGCCTTGGCTTAAACATTCCTGTGGCGAACCGtgtcatcatcttcgacttTAAATTCAGCCCGGTATGGGAAGAGCAGGCTGTTGGACGCGCCTATCGCTTGGGCCAGCAGAAACCAGTATTTGTCTACCGTTTCATTGCCGGTGGTACCTTTGAGGAGGTTATGTATAATAAGGCTGTCTTCAAGACCCAACTTGCTTTCCGTGTTGTCGATAAGAAGAATCCGGTTCGTTGGGCACAAAAGTCACTGGGCGAATATCTTTTCCCAGCCAAGCCGGTCCCTCAGCAAGACATCGCCGAATATCTGGGGAAGGATCCGCAAGTCTtagacaagatcatcatgggTGATACTGGCGAGGAGAAGTCTATCCGCAATATTGCCCTCACTGAAACATTCCAgaaggaagacaatgacaaattgactgaggaagagagacaAGGCGTTCAACAGCAATTGAGCGACGAGCGCCTGAAGCGCACCGATCCAGAGGCTTACCGCCA CACCGGACATGAGCATTTACCCAGAGCCTTCTAA